One stretch of Juglans microcarpa x Juglans regia isolate MS1-56 chromosome 3D, Jm3101_v1.0, whole genome shotgun sequence DNA includes these proteins:
- the LOC121254989 gene encoding dehydrodolichyl diphosphate synthase complex subunit NUS1 isoform X3, with translation MDSREEMQKVKRSIAQIGSFGLQFLWCILHFIVSIWYFLLEVTHVVESTLISSGLLKNYKALDLGKLRYLAIVVGSEEAYQTAKVTKLLQWLEAIGMKHVCLYDMEGVLKKSKEAILEKMNNTTVFQEADENDKLLDQKHMTLEFASYSDGKEAVAKAANLLFAKYLQSANSGGDPDQERIFNEPHMNEALRAVGSGGPEPDLLLVYGPARCHLGFPAWRIRYTEIVHMGSLKSMRYGSLIKAIYKFTMVRQNYGK, from the exons ATGGACTCTCGAGAAGAAATGCAGAAGGTGAAACGTTCGATTGCTCAA ATTGGCAGTTTTGGGCTTCAATTCCTGTGGTGTATTCTGCATTTTATTGTCAGCATATGGTACTTTCTGTTGGAGGTAACTCATGTGGTCGAAAGTACCCTTATTTCTAGTGGACTACTGAAGAACTACAAAGCCCTTGATTTAGGCAAGCTCCGGTACCTCGCCATTGTGGTAGGAAGTGAAGAAGCTTACCAAACTGCTAAGGTCACTAAACTTTTACAGTGGCTGGAAGCAATTGGCATGAAGCATGTGTGCCTTTATGATATGGAAG GAGtattaaagaaatcaaaagaagCCATCTTGGAGAAAATGAACAATACAACAGTATTTCAG GAAGCTGATGAAAACGATAAGCTACTTGACCAAAAACATATGACTCTAGAATTTGCTTCATACTCTGATGGAAAGGAAGCAGTGGCTAAAGCAGCTAACTTACTTTTTGCCAAGTATTTACAATCAGCTAATTCTGGTGGAGATCCAGATCAAGAAAGAATATTTAATGAACCTCACATGAATGAGGCGCTAAGAGCTGTTG GTAGTGGAGGACCAGAACCTGACCTCCTCTTGGTATATGGACCTGCAAGATGCCACCTAGGTTTTCCTGCATGGAGGATTCGATATACCGAGATTGT ACACATGGGATCATTGAAGTCCATGAGATATGGTTCCCTAATAAAGGCCATTTACAAGTTTACCATGGTGCGCCAGAACTATG GTAAGTGA
- the LOC121254989 gene encoding dehydrodolichyl diphosphate synthase complex subunit NUS1 isoform X2, which produces MDSREEMQKVKRSIAQVRCQEHELLVWCNLFTGLVQIGSFGLQFLWCILHFIVSIWYFLLEVTHVVESTLISSGLLKNYKALDLGKLRYLAIVVGSEEAYQTAKVTKLLQWLEAIGMKHVCLYDMEGVLKKSKEAILEKMNNTTVFQEADENDKLLDQKHMTLEFASYSDGKEAVAKAANLLFAKYLQSANSGGDPDQERIFNEPHMNEALRAVGSGGPEPDLLLVYGPARCHLGFPAWRIRYTEIVHMGSLKSMRYGSLIKAIYKFTMVRQNYGK; this is translated from the exons ATGGACTCTCGAGAAGAAATGCAGAAGGTGAAACGTTCGATTGCTCAAGTAAGATGCCAAGAGCATGAGCTTCTTGTTTGGTGCAATTTATTTACTGG GCTGGTGCAGATTGGCAGTTTTGGGCTTCAATTCCTGTGGTGTATTCTGCATTTTATTGTCAGCATATGGTACTTTCTGTTGGAGGTAACTCATGTGGTCGAAAGTACCCTTATTTCTAGTGGACTACTGAAGAACTACAAAGCCCTTGATTTAGGCAAGCTCCGGTACCTCGCCATTGTGGTAGGAAGTGAAGAAGCTTACCAAACTGCTAAGGTCACTAAACTTTTACAGTGGCTGGAAGCAATTGGCATGAAGCATGTGTGCCTTTATGATATGGAAG GAGtattaaagaaatcaaaagaagCCATCTTGGAGAAAATGAACAATACAACAGTATTTCAG GAAGCTGATGAAAACGATAAGCTACTTGACCAAAAACATATGACTCTAGAATTTGCTTCATACTCTGATGGAAAGGAAGCAGTGGCTAAAGCAGCTAACTTACTTTTTGCCAAGTATTTACAATCAGCTAATTCTGGTGGAGATCCAGATCAAGAAAGAATATTTAATGAACCTCACATGAATGAGGCGCTAAGAGCTGTTG GTAGTGGAGGACCAGAACCTGACCTCCTCTTGGTATATGGACCTGCAAGATGCCACCTAGGTTTTCCTGCATGGAGGATTCGATATACCGAGATTGT ACACATGGGATCATTGAAGTCCATGAGATATGGTTCCCTAATAAAGGCCATTTACAAGTTTACCATGGTGCGCCAGAACTATG GTAAGTGA
- the LOC121254989 gene encoding dehydrodolichyl diphosphate synthase complex subunit NUS1 isoform X1, whose translation MDSREEMQKVKRSIAQVRCQEHELLVWCNLFTGYFLGLVQIGSFGLQFLWCILHFIVSIWYFLLEVTHVVESTLISSGLLKNYKALDLGKLRYLAIVVGSEEAYQTAKVTKLLQWLEAIGMKHVCLYDMEGVLKKSKEAILEKMNNTTVFQEADENDKLLDQKHMTLEFASYSDGKEAVAKAANLLFAKYLQSANSGGDPDQERIFNEPHMNEALRAVGSGGPEPDLLLVYGPARCHLGFPAWRIRYTEIVHMGSLKSMRYGSLIKAIYKFTMVRQNYGK comes from the exons ATGGACTCTCGAGAAGAAATGCAGAAGGTGAAACGTTCGATTGCTCAAGTAAGATGCCAAGAGCATGAGCTTCTTGTTTGGTGCAATTTATTTACTGGGTATTTTTTAGG GCTGGTGCAGATTGGCAGTTTTGGGCTTCAATTCCTGTGGTGTATTCTGCATTTTATTGTCAGCATATGGTACTTTCTGTTGGAGGTAACTCATGTGGTCGAAAGTACCCTTATTTCTAGTGGACTACTGAAGAACTACAAAGCCCTTGATTTAGGCAAGCTCCGGTACCTCGCCATTGTGGTAGGAAGTGAAGAAGCTTACCAAACTGCTAAGGTCACTAAACTTTTACAGTGGCTGGAAGCAATTGGCATGAAGCATGTGTGCCTTTATGATATGGAAG GAGtattaaagaaatcaaaagaagCCATCTTGGAGAAAATGAACAATACAACAGTATTTCAG GAAGCTGATGAAAACGATAAGCTACTTGACCAAAAACATATGACTCTAGAATTTGCTTCATACTCTGATGGAAAGGAAGCAGTGGCTAAAGCAGCTAACTTACTTTTTGCCAAGTATTTACAATCAGCTAATTCTGGTGGAGATCCAGATCAAGAAAGAATATTTAATGAACCTCACATGAATGAGGCGCTAAGAGCTGTTG GTAGTGGAGGACCAGAACCTGACCTCCTCTTGGTATATGGACCTGCAAGATGCCACCTAGGTTTTCCTGCATGGAGGATTCGATATACCGAGATTGT ACACATGGGATCATTGAAGTCCATGAGATATGGTTCCCTAATAAAGGCCATTTACAAGTTTACCATGGTGCGCCAGAACTATG GTAAGTGA